GATCAATGCATCTTCGGTCTCTTCTCTGCTGAAACCTCCGCAGATCAAGTGCGGTACGGTATCAATATCGTACTTGGTCTTTATTGTGGCGCATATGCCGATCGTGCCGGGTCGTTTGCGCAGGCGGATCTTCTGCAATAGTCCATGGCCACGCTCCTTGTAGATCACCTCCTCACGATGGTAGGTAACGTTTATGAAACTCGGTTTGAACTCCAGAAGCGGATCAATGCCTTCGTAGATGGAGTGGATGTCCTTGCCTTTGAGCGGTGGCAATATCTCAAAGGAGAATAGTGTTCGCTTTTTGGCTTGTTTCAGATGATCAATGACCTTCATGGATACGGAACTGGTTCGGGGGGCAAAAGTAGAACGGCCACCGCAACAGGGTGGCCGTTCATTAAGGACGTAGTCAATAGTTAGCGCAGTATGGTCACGTGGCCGGTGTATTCCTTGTTGGCTTCAGGAACGGAAAGCACATAGAAATAGGTGCCATCCGGAACATCGGATGCTTGCCAGTTGTTCGCGTAGTTCTCTTTCTCGTAGACCTTGTTCCCCCAACGATTGAAGATCGTAAGGTTGTTCTTGTAATACTGTACGTTCTCGAATACCAAGTTTTGGTTCCATTCATCGCCGTTCGGGGTGAACACGTTCGGGATCTCGATATCCGCCGGAAGGATCCGGAATGAGCCATTGATCGTGTCCGTACAGCCATCGGCTGCGGTAACGATCAAGGTAACAGGGTAGGTTCCAGGAGTTTCATAGAGATTGGTGGTGTTGGGTTGGGTGCTTCCCCGTTCACCGGGTCGAAGATCCATTGCCAATTGACGATGGTGGAGCCATCAACACTGGAATTATCGGAGAAAATGATCGTAGCACCGAACGGTTGTGGTGATGGAAGGTTCGTCAGATATGCAGCATTGACATTGGATCCTACCGTAACTGTGAATGGCGCTGAAGTGGTAGAGCAACCTTCGGCATTGGTGACCGTAACGGAGTAAGAACCGGTTCCTACGGTAATGGTAGGGTCAGTACTGGCGTTGGACCATTGATAGGATGCATAATTCTCTGTGGTACCCAATACGGCTTGCCCGCCTCCGCAACTGAACCCTGGCCCGGTAATGACAGGGTCCGGACTTGGGGCCCCTGTAACAACGAAGGGCTCGGATGGTAAGGAGCAATCACCCAATGAAATGGTGCAGATATAAGTGCCGGGGCCACCACTGATGTTAGGGCCGAAGGCGCCATTGTTCCATTCGTAGGTATCGTATCCCGCTGGTGCATTGATGAATGCAATGCCACCATCGCAGACCAATTGATCACCGGTGAGGATGATCGGCCCCGTGATGCCTGGGTTTACCACGATGGTGATGGTCGTATCGTAGGT
The nucleotide sequence above comes from Flavobacteriales bacterium. Encoded proteins:
- a CDS encoding gliding motility-associated C-terminal domain-containing protein; this translates as MIVTAADGCTDTINGSFRILPADIEIPNVFTPNGDEWNQNLVFENVQYYKNNLTIFNRWGNKVYEKENYANNWQASDVPDGTYFYVLSVPEANKEYTGHVTILR